Proteins co-encoded in one Capnocytophaga ochracea DSM 7271 genomic window:
- a CDS encoding glycerophosphodiester phosphodiesterase family protein: MFLMKKYIITLSLLCLAMACKSPSTGQIIPQEEITNQMYFTSKPIVSAHRGGGGEQLKGYPENCLESIQYLSKKGIHSFEIDIFESADGDLLLMHDDKLGRTATGQGVVSALTTEQLGTEKLKDEFGNVTAFQIPFLKDVLSWCKTHKGYLMLDFKKGISYQKVVDLVREEKMEAQVVLISYNTAQAEALHKVAPEMLLSVSARNEDELNRILQTGIPKQKLLAFTGIRLAPDQLYERLNQLKIPAILGTLGNLDKRAATKGDHLYTEWAKKGIQVFSTDRPLAFK, encoded by the coding sequence GAAGAAATATATCATCACTTTATCGCTTTTGTGCCTCGCAATGGCTTGCAAAAGCCCCTCAACCGGACAGATAATCCCCCAAGAGGAGATTACTAACCAAATGTATTTTACCTCCAAACCCATTGTTTCTGCTCATCGGGGTGGGGGAGGAGAGCAACTTAAGGGCTATCCCGAAAACTGTTTGGAAAGCATTCAATACCTTTCCAAAAAAGGAATACACAGCTTTGAGATAGATATCTTCGAGAGTGCCGACGGCGATTTGCTCCTGATGCACGACGATAAGTTAGGACGTACCGCCACAGGTCAAGGAGTCGTATCAGCTCTTACTACCGAACAGTTGGGCACTGAAAAACTCAAAGATGAGTTCGGCAATGTAACTGCTTTTCAGATTCCGTTTTTAAAAGATGTACTTTCGTGGTGTAAAACCCATAAGGGGTACTTAATGTTAGATTTTAAAAAGGGTATTTCTTATCAAAAAGTGGTAGATTTAGTGCGCGAAGAGAAGATGGAAGCGCAAGTGGTGCTTATCAGTTATAATACTGCACAAGCCGAAGCCTTGCATAAGGTAGCTCCTGAGATGCTCCTTTCGGTGAGCGCCCGCAATGAAGACGAACTAAACCGTATTTTGCAAACAGGTATTCCTAAACAGAAGTTGTTGGCTTTCACTGGCATTCGTTTAGCTCCTGATCAGCTGTATGAGCGTTTAAACCAACTAAAAATACCTGCCATATTAGGTACATTAGGTAACTTAGATAAGCGTGCTGCTACCAAAGGCGACCACCTATATACCGAGTGGGCAAAGAAAGGTATACAAGTTTTTTCTACCGATAGACCTTTGGCATTCAAGTAA
- a CDS encoding ribonucleotide-diphosphate reductase subunit beta, which translates to MGIFDKRENYKPFEYPEVMEFVNAMHKSFWVHSEVEFTADIQDFKSELTPVEKEAVKRALLGIAQVEVSVKTFWGDLYDLFPKPEFNGLGATFAECEFRHSEAYARLLEVLGYNNEFENLLEVPVFKERSNVLKEYLAKNRENAMERILFFTLIIENASLFSQFATILSFTRFKGFLKNVANIIAWTSVDEQLHANAGIYILKKIFEENPEMKAKAEEDATTFIRSYITLEDKMLDWIFEQGELEFFSKKDLSNYMRYRLDDSLTQLGLGKPFGISGEEAKPMMWFEEEVFSNELDDFFAKRPTAYTKHDKSISENDLF; encoded by the coding sequence ATGGGAATTTTTGACAAACGCGAGAACTACAAACCTTTTGAATATCCTGAGGTTATGGAGTTTGTGAACGCTATGCACAAATCGTTTTGGGTACACTCAGAAGTGGAGTTTACTGCCGATATTCAGGATTTTAAATCGGAGTTAACACCTGTGGAAAAAGAGGCAGTGAAGCGCGCTCTATTAGGTATCGCCCAAGTGGAAGTATCAGTAAAGACTTTCTGGGGAGACCTCTATGACCTCTTCCCTAAACCTGAATTCAACGGATTAGGGGCTACTTTTGCAGAATGTGAGTTCCGCCACAGCGAGGCTTACGCACGCTTATTGGAGGTTTTGGGCTACAACAACGAGTTTGAAAACTTATTGGAGGTACCTGTTTTTAAAGAACGCAGTAATGTATTAAAAGAATACTTGGCTAAAAATCGTGAGAACGCTATGGAGCGGATTCTGTTTTTCACATTGATTATTGAGAATGCTTCGTTGTTCAGTCAGTTTGCTACTATTCTTTCATTTACGCGTTTTAAAGGGTTCTTGAAAAACGTAGCGAATATTATTGCGTGGACATCGGTAGACGAACAGTTACACGCCAATGCAGGTATTTATATTCTCAAAAAGATATTTGAAGAAAATCCAGAAATGAAAGCTAAAGCCGAAGAAGATGCAACTACTTTTATCCGTAGTTATATCACTTTGGAAGACAAGATGCTAGACTGGATTTTTGAACAAGGTGAATTGGAGTTTTTTAGCAAAAAAGACTTGTCGAACTATATGCGTTATCGTTTGGACGACTCGCTTACACAATTGGGATTAGGAAAGCCTTTTGGTATTTCGGGAGAGGAAGCCAAACCGATGATGTGGTTTGAGGAGGAAGTGTTCAGCAATGAGCTTGACGACTTCTTTGCCAAACGCCCTACTGCTTATACTAAACACGACAAGAGTATTAGCGAAAACGATTTATTTTAG
- the rfbD gene encoding dTDP-4-dehydrorhamnose reductase, with protein MNVLVTGGSGQLGSEIQANPHKKSCYYFTDINSLDICDVQAIRAFVQLNNIGVIVNCAAYTNVDKAEDDSALATLINHTAVENLATVCKEHNLPLIHISTDYVFGGSKNTPYTETDPTTPLGVYGCTKLAGEQVIQQAGIEHLIIRTAWLYSLRFGHNFVKTIQRLSAERTELKVVFDQVGTPTNASDLADFIVQAVENLWYKGKREVYHFSNEGVCSWYDFAVTIVAQSGNNCKVLPCRSDEFPSKVTRPAYSVLDKTKLKKDFNYPIPHWRHSFCSDK; from the coding sequence ATGAATGTTTTAGTAACTGGAGGTAGTGGGCAATTAGGTTCTGAAATTCAGGCTAATCCTCACAAGAAAAGTTGCTACTATTTCACGGATATAAATAGCTTGGACATCTGTGATGTCCAAGCTATTCGTGCTTTTGTGCAACTTAATAATATTGGTGTCATTGTCAATTGCGCAGCTTATACCAATGTTGATAAAGCCGAAGACGACTCAGCTCTCGCAACTCTTATCAACCATACAGCTGTCGAGAATTTAGCAACTGTTTGTAAAGAACACAACTTGCCTCTTATTCATATTTCCACCGATTATGTCTTCGGAGGAAGTAAAAACACTCCTTATACCGAAACCGACCCAACCACACCTCTTGGGGTCTATGGGTGTACTAAATTAGCAGGCGAACAAGTAATACAACAAGCAGGCATTGAACATCTCATTATCCGTACAGCGTGGTTGTACTCATTGCGTTTCGGTCATAACTTTGTAAAGACTATTCAGCGCCTCAGTGCCGAACGTACTGAACTAAAAGTAGTATTCGACCAAGTAGGTACCCCTACCAACGCTTCTGATTTAGCCGATTTTATTGTGCAAGCAGTCGAAAATCTTTGGTATAAAGGCAAACGTGAGGTATATCACTTCTCTAACGAAGGGGTTTGCTCGTGGTATGACTTTGCAGTAACTATTGTAGCGCAATCGGGTAATAATTGTAAAGTATTGCCCTGTCGTTCCGATGAGTTTCCAAGCAAAGTAACGCGCCCTGCCTACTCAGTGTTAGATAAAACCAAGCTAAAAAAAGACTTTAATTATCCAATTCCTCATTGGAGGCATAGTTTTTGCAGTGATAAATGA
- a CDS encoding virulence factor: protein MYAIAFDMNISSLEKHYGKPYNNAYYEIASELEKYNFYRIQGSTYVTDNKDMGNLMLAIDALAYIEWFANAVRDIRVFRIEDWSDLTQVVKIKSTKKTFIN, encoded by the coding sequence ATGTATGCTATAGCTTTTGATATGAATATATCATCTTTAGAAAAGCATTATGGGAAACCGTATAATAATGCTTATTATGAGATAGCTTCAGAACTTGAAAAATATAACTTTTACAGAATACAAGGGAGTACCTATGTAACCGATAATAAGGATATGGGCAATTTAATGTTAGCCATAGATGCCCTTGCTTATATTGAATGGTTTGCTAATGCTGTTAGAGATATAAGAGTATTCAGAATTGAGGACTGGAGTGATTTAACTCAAGTAGTAAAAATAAAATCCACTAAAAAAACATTTATTAATTAG
- a CDS encoding LemA family protein — MGLIITIAIIVILVFWYISANNKLVALANNRENAFADIDVQLKQRHDLIPQLVAAVKGYMTHESDVLTKITQARSRAMSATDINDKIAAEKELSSAMGAFNIQVEAYPDLKANTNFMHLQQEIADIENKLASVRRFFNSTTKELNTAIQSIPTNIVAGFKKMTPQPFFDLGTEQRQQLDKAPEISFS; from the coding sequence ATGGGACTTATAATAACCATTGCAATCATAGTGATTCTAGTATTTTGGTACATTAGTGCCAACAACAAACTCGTGGCATTAGCCAATAATCGTGAGAACGCCTTTGCTGATATCGATGTGCAACTCAAGCAACGTCACGACCTTATTCCTCAACTCGTAGCAGCTGTAAAAGGCTATATGACTCACGAGTCCGATGTGCTCACCAAAATCACTCAAGCGCGCAGTCGTGCTATGAGCGCTACTGATATAAACGATAAGATTGCAGCTGAGAAAGAACTCTCTTCTGCTATGGGTGCTTTCAATATCCAAGTAGAAGCTTATCCTGATTTGAAAGCGAATACTAACTTTATGCACCTCCAACAAGAAATTGCTGATATAGAAAATAAATTGGCGTCAGTGCGTCGCTTCTTCAACTCTACTACCAAAGAGCTGAATACCGCTATCCAATCAATACCTACTAATATCGTAGCAGGTTTCAAGAAAATGACTCCACAACCCTTCTTCGATTTGGGTACAGAACAACGCCAACAGTTGGATAAAGCTCCAGAGATTTCGTTTAGCTAA
- a CDS encoding M48 family metallopeptidase — MQYLGIRQQIARNNTKSVLYLLAFPLLILAGTYAVLYMLNDQDIEAVNAQFLSVVPVVLIGVAIWFVISYFFNTQMIQTATHSRPLERRENMRVYNLTENLCMSVGMPMPKLYIIESDALNAFASGINQKTFAVTLTRGIINTLNDDELEGVIAHELTHIRNRDVRLLIITIVFVGIFATIANIAFRTMLNSQLYSSRNRRNEKGGGGAVVLVVLLVAGVVYFFSILFKLALSRSREYMADAGAVEMTHKSLALANALKKISGHSTIEGVDNDEVKELFIDYKAEGFFAMFATHPPIRKRIQVLEQF, encoded by the coding sequence ATGCAATATCTTGGTATCCGACAACAAATCGCACGAAATAACACCAAGTCTGTTCTGTATTTATTAGCCTTCCCCTTGCTAATCCTTGCGGGAACCTATGCGGTATTGTATATGCTTAACGACCAAGATATAGAGGCTGTAAATGCTCAATTCCTTTCAGTAGTCCCTGTGGTGCTGATAGGGGTAGCTATATGGTTTGTAATCTCCTACTTCTTCAATACCCAAATGATACAAACCGCCACTCACTCTCGTCCCTTAGAACGCCGTGAGAATATGCGGGTGTATAATCTCACCGAGAACCTTTGTATGAGCGTCGGAATGCCTATGCCCAAGCTCTATATTATAGAAAGCGATGCGCTCAATGCTTTTGCTTCCGGTATCAACCAAAAAACCTTTGCCGTCACCCTTACACGTGGTATTATCAACACGCTTAACGACGACGAACTCGAAGGGGTGATAGCTCACGAACTTACCCATATCCGCAACCGCGATGTCCGTTTGCTTATTATTACCATTGTGTTTGTAGGTATTTTTGCCACTATTGCCAATATCGCTTTCCGCACGATGCTCAATAGTCAGTTGTATTCTTCACGCAATAGGCGAAACGAAAAGGGTGGGGGAGGAGCTGTTGTGCTGGTAGTCTTATTGGTAGCAGGGGTTGTCTATTTCTTTTCAATACTCTTTAAGTTGGCACTTTCTCGCAGTCGCGAATATATGGCTGATGCAGGAGCTGTTGAAATGACCCATAAGTCTTTGGCATTAGCCAATGCCTTAAAGAAAATCTCAGGGCACTCCACCATCGAAGGTGTGGATAACGACGAAGTAAAAGAACTCTTCATCGACTATAAAGCCGAAGGCTTTTTTGCAATGTTCGCCACCCACCCACCTATTCGCAAACGCATACAAGTATTAGAGCAATTTTAA
- the tuf gene encoding elongation factor Tu: MAKETFDRSKPHLNIGTIGHVDHGKTTLTAAITKVLADAGLSEVRSFDSIDNAPEEKERGITINTSHVEYQTATRHYAHVDCPGHADYVKNMITGAAQMDGAILVVAATDGPMPQTREHILLGRQVGIPRIVVFMNKVDMVDDPELLELVELEMRELLSSYQYDGDNTPIIQGSALGALNGEKKWVDSVLALMDAVDKWIELPTRDIDKPFLMPIEDVFTITGRGTVATGRIETGEAKTGDAVEIIGMGAEKLTSTITGVEMFRKILDRGEAGDNVGLLLRGIDKKDIKRGMVICKPGSVTPHSKFKAEVYILSKEEGGRHTPFHNNYRPQFYVRTTDVTGTIHLQPGVDMVMPGDNVTIEVELLQPIALNVGLRFAIREGGRTVGAGQVTEILD, translated from the coding sequence ATGGCAAAAGAAACATTTGATCGTTCCAAACCCCACTTGAATATTGGTACTATTGGACACGTGGATCACGGTAAAACAACTTTGACAGCCGCTATTACTAAAGTATTAGCCGACGCTGGTCTTTCAGAAGTTCGTAGCTTCGATTCAATCGACAACGCTCCCGAAGAAAAAGAACGTGGTATTACCATTAATACCTCTCACGTAGAATACCAAACAGCTACTCGTCACTACGCACACGTAGACTGTCCTGGCCACGCCGACTACGTAAAGAATATGATTACAGGTGCTGCCCAAATGGACGGTGCTATCCTCGTAGTTGCTGCTACCGACGGACCTATGCCTCAAACTCGTGAGCACATCCTCCTCGGTCGCCAAGTAGGTATTCCTCGTATCGTTGTGTTTATGAACAAAGTAGATATGGTAGACGACCCAGAATTGTTGGAACTCGTAGAACTCGAAATGCGTGAGCTTTTGAGCTCTTACCAATACGATGGCGATAACACTCCTATCATTCAAGGTTCAGCTCTTGGAGCTCTTAACGGTGAGAAAAAATGGGTTGATAGCGTTCTTGCCCTTATGGACGCTGTTGATAAATGGATCGAACTTCCAACTCGTGACATCGATAAACCATTCTTGATGCCTATTGAAGACGTGTTCACTATCACCGGTCGTGGTACCGTTGCTACTGGTCGTATCGAAACTGGTGAAGCTAAAACAGGTGATGCAGTTGAAATCATCGGTATGGGTGCTGAAAAATTGACCTCTACTATTACTGGGGTTGAAATGTTCCGCAAAATCCTCGACCGTGGTGAAGCTGGTGACAACGTAGGTTTGTTGCTTCGTGGTATCGACAAAAAAGACATCAAACGTGGTATGGTAATCTGCAAACCAGGTTCTGTAACTCCACACTCTAAATTCAAAGCTGAGGTGTATATCCTTTCTAAAGAAGAAGGTGGTCGTCACACTCCATTCCACAACAACTACCGTCCTCAGTTCTACGTACGTACTACCGACGTAACCGGTACTATCCACTTGCAACCAGGTGTTGATATGGTTATGCCAGGTGATAACGTAACTATCGAAGTAGAATTGTTGCAACCTATCGCATTGAACGTAGGTCTTCGTTTCGCTATCCGCGAAGGTGGTCGTACCGTAGGTGCTGGTCAAGTAACTGAAATTCTTGACTAA
- a CDS encoding virulence protein, with the protein MHAIAFDLIVSELKKHYKDPYHNAYAEIRKVLKQNNFYWIQGSTYATEGDLRTLFRAIQSLKNIKWFCLSVRDIRAFKIEDYSDFTQEFQLNIN; encoded by the coding sequence ATGCACGCTATAGCTTTTGACTTAATAGTTTCTGAGCTAAAGAAACATTATAAAGATCCATATCACAACGCTTATGCTGAAATTAGAAAAGTACTTAAGCAAAATAATTTTTATTGGATACAAGGGAGTACTTATGCTACTGAAGGCGATTTGCGAACCCTTTTTCGTGCTATACAAAGCCTAAAAAATATCAAATGGTTCTGCCTCTCAGTGAGAGATATTCGCGCTTTCAAAATAGAAGACTACTCCGATTTCACTCAAGAATTTCAACTAAATATCAATTAA
- a CDS encoding S-ribosylhomocysteine lyase, translating into MERIASFCIDHLKLERGIYVSRKDYVGNEVLTSFDIRMKLPYREPVLGSPETHTIEHLAATWLRNNPEWKDKIIYWGPMGCMTGNYLILAGDYTSKDIAPLITELFEYIANFEGDIPGASALECGNFYNNNLPFAKYEAKKYLEETLYHLTDKNLNYPK; encoded by the coding sequence ATGGAAAGAATAGCAAGTTTTTGTATCGACCACCTCAAACTCGAGCGTGGCATTTATGTATCGCGTAAAGACTATGTAGGCAACGAAGTGCTTACCTCTTTCGATATCCGTATGAAGCTCCCCTATCGCGAGCCCGTACTTGGCAGTCCCGAAACACATACTATCGAGCACCTCGCCGCTACTTGGTTGCGCAACAACCCCGAGTGGAAAGACAAGATTATCTATTGGGGGCCTATGGGCTGTATGACCGGTAATTACCTTATTCTCGCTGGTGACTATACCTCCAAAGATATCGCCCCCCTCATCACCGAACTTTTTGAGTATATCGCTAATTTCGAAGGTGATATTCCTGGTGCCTCAGCTTTAGAATGTGGCAATTTCTACAACAACAACCTCCCTTTTGCTAAATACGAAGCTAAAAAATACTTAGAGGAAACCTTATATCACCTCACCGATAAAAATCTGAATTATCCCAAGTAA